The following are encoded together in the Drosophila sechellia strain sech25 chromosome 3R, ASM438219v1, whole genome shotgun sequence genome:
- the LOC6616902 gene encoding D-xylose-proton symporter-like 1, with protein MTTTYVTAGPVPVQQTTYITTGPQQTTYITNGRQQQPPPPPPPTTVVITTQSNSRWATPSQTQSGTAATLLFVYAGMDMAQGLGWNLTAVSANTLEFQYSWFIGVIIGAVVSAITSAFLPKIVFYGLGGVMNLIDAIIFVSAPYEYESILAARYVGGVGIGLITVPFLIHSAEIASSTNRGTCCALEQYGLALGVAIQVIYDSQWAQGLGMTINRVHGIFGIVFSAIALGSVAITIDSPIFYIRQNQEQKARASVKQLMGSYWTREAGDRAYDEAKLYVVEGSAQGVGEQLGESMMPFLKLLLFRCFVAFTFSVPLSYSILTTTELVEGTQYSWPTIIFGLLRLIGALITFAVLDTVGRKFVSLLGLMCMAGLMLGMAGVYGDYVHIFDYYFMWQVCRLGMAFQFFAGFFICSSSAYLGEAFPMRVKPFLIGLIVCLEQVIHIIVIVKFVPTAESFYTYFVAVGIIMVIGLVAFAVLMPETRGLTLRQAGKRFRRVHDVMAY; from the exons ACCGCCACCGCCCCCTCCACCAACCACGGTGGTCATCACCACCCAATCGAACAGCCGCTGGGCAACCCCTTCTCAAACGCAATCCGGGACAGCAG CTACCCTTCTCTTTGTGTATGCTGGTATGGACATGGCCCAAGGTCTTGGTTGGAACTTGACTGCCGTTTCCGCCAACACCCTGGAGTTCCAGTACAGTTGGTTTATTGGCGTTATAATCGGAGCTGTGGTGTCCGCCATTACATCAGCATTTCTGCCCAAAATAGTATTTTAT GGTCTGGGTGGTGTGATGAACCTAATTGACGCCATTATCTTTGTGAGTGCTCCATATGAGTACGAGTCGATCCTGGCCGCCCGATATGTGGGAGGAGTGGGCATAGGGTTAATCACTGTGCCATTCCTAATCCACAGCGCAGAGATTGCTTCGAGTACCAACAGAGGAACCTGCTGTGCATTGGAGCAATATGGTCTGGCATTGGGAGTGGCCATTCAAGTAATCTACGACTCACAGTGGGCTCAGGGATTGGGCATGACCATCAACCGAGTGCACGGAATCTTTGGAATCGTTTTTTCGGCCATTGCGCTGGGAAGTGTAGCCATCACGATCGACTCGCCGATCTTCTATATCCGCCAGAACCAGGAGCAGAAGGCACGTGCCAGTGTGAAGCAGCTAATGGGATCCTATTGGACTCGAGAGGCTGGAGATCGAGCCTACGACGAGGCCAAGCTATACGTAGTGGAGGGCAGCGCCCAGGGAGTAGGCGAGCAGCTGGGAGAGTCCATGATGCCCTTCCTTAAGCTGCTGCTTTTCCGCTGCTTCGTTGCTTTCACCTTCTCGGTGCCACTGTCGTATTCAATATTGACAACCACGGAACTGGTGGAGGGCACCCAGTACTCCTGGCCCACGATTATATTTGGACTTCTACGCCTCATCGGTGCCCTGATCACCTTCGCCGTTCTGGACACCGTGGGCCGGAAATTTGTTTCACTGCTTGGACTCATGTGCATGGCTGGATTAATGCTGGGCATGGCCGGAGTCTACGGGGACTACGTGCACATCTTCGACTATTACTTTATGTGGCAGGTGTGCCGTCTGGGCATGGCATTCCAGTTCTTCGCCGGTTTCTTCATCTGCAGCTCATCCGCTTATCTGGGCGAGGCCTTTCCGATGAGAGTGAAACCCTTCTTGATCGGCCTGATTGTGTGTCTAGAGCAGGTGATCCACATCATTGTGATCGTCAAGTTTGTTCCCACAGCCGAGTCCTTTTACACGTACTTTGTCGCTGTCGGAATTATTATGGTAATAGGCCTCGTGGCTTTTGCCGTTCTAATGCCAGAGACCCGAGGATTGACGCTAAGACAGGCAGGCAAAcgcttccgccgggtgcacGACGTCATGGCCTACTAG